AtacaaacaatggcagttttgtttgctcctttccaaattggaggcctcttatttccttttcttgtctgattgctgtggctaaaacttccaatactatattgaatagaagtggtgaaagtggacaaccttgtcttgatCCTGATCTTATTGGAAAAGagtttagtttttgcccattgagtatgatgttcgcTGTAGGTCtctgatatatggcctttattatgttgaggaatgctccttctattcccactttgctgagtgtttttatcatgcatgggtgctgtaccttatcaaatgcttttaccacatctattgatatgatcatgtgatttttgtctttgcttttgtttatgtgatgtattacatttactgatttgtgaatattgtactatccttgtaTCCCTGAGATGACTTCCACTTGGTCATCgtgtatcttttttaatttattgctggataaggtttgccaatatttttttgaggactttagtgtctatgttcatcagcaatattggcctgaagttttctttctttgttgtttctttatctggtttggggattaggatgacactggtttcataaaaagagtttgggagtcttccatcattttggatattttgaaatagtctgtggatgataagggttagctcttttttaaatgctttgtagaattatcctgtgaaactatctggtccagggtttcAAATGTATCCCCTGGCATAGTTTTGCCAAGGCTTTCTTTAttgtgtgtttcattttctcactCTTCTCCATAGATTGAGGTCACCAAGATGCAAATAGTTTTCATTGAATTTGTGATGGCTGTCCTATCTTCTGGGAGATTTCTGAAGTGAATGATGGTTGTTTGTTACTTTGCTGTAGGGAAATCCAAATCTAGGAATTATTTCATTGAGTAGAAGTTTTGCTACCATCATTGCCTTCTCAGTTCTATCCATTcataaaaaaatccacaaaaactaataaaaatttaaagtttcttCCCATTTTGAATATCTGTTTAAAGTCAACTTGCCAATCTTGAAATGGGCATATTCCTTTATATTGCACTCCATTTTTTGTTGAGGCATGTTGTTTCTTAGGATTATTTTGGGCACATATATAATGACAGGCTTGGATAATCTTCTGACTGGTCTCTTCAAATGTGACCTAATTAAGTTTATTACAGCATCCCTTTCATAATGGATTCATTCATGAAGGTATTTGAAGATGAGATATACTAGAGCTTCAGGCAGGAAGATCATAACATGCAGGTTGACCTTTCATATAGAATCAGACTAGCCAGGGTTAGATAATCCCTATTCATGGGGCTGTTACTTATATAGTTCTGTGTAATGGGGTTTAAATTTTGACAAGTCCAGGCGGGGGATGAAAACCCCAAGAACGGCTGGTCCTTGCGTAGCTTGTCTTGCTGCTTTATTGGCAATTTGGATTTTCTGGTTTGTTTGGGAACTGCTACTCTCGTATCCTGGGCAGTGCATTATGGCAACCTGGTTTGAAAGATTCAGTTCCTTAGCaactttaaaatgtcttttgcaTGTTTGATATCCTGTTTCTTGAGTTTAAGAGCcctctttttttcatattgacCCATGGTCATGGACTACCATTAAGGCATATTTAGAGTTAAGTGTAGATGTTAACATTCTTTCCCAGTGATAATTCTAAGACTGTGGTGAGGGCTATCAGTTCAGCCTTTTGTGTCAAGGTTCCTACAGCAAGGGCTTGGGCTTCTATTACCTTGTGTATAATGACTATTCATCACTATGCATCCCCCTTGTGTATACCCAGCTCATTGCTAACTATTCTCCATGAAGCTGCCCCAATCTGTATGTAAATTCACAGTCAGATTCTGTCATTGGCTGGTCTACTAGATCTGGTTAGATGAAATAAGTTTGGTCAATGATTTCTAAGCAATCACACTGCAGATCTGAGCCTTCCTCTCAGTGAGAGTGGAGGGTGGCTGGGTACAAAGCAGTGGTGGTTTGCAAGGCATCATTTAGGTTGTCTAGTAAAATGGCTTGATATTTTCACATGTGCCCTGCCATCTGCCAATTCCTTCCATCTAACATTTCTTTCCGAGGGTttttatcctttctctttttccttttgagttttGGGCAGGCTTTTCTCCAATGACCATCCTTTTGGTAATGGTCATATTGATTGTCGCTagtaggtattttctttttcctttcaggtCCCACATCTCCTTTTGGTTTCCCTGAACTATTTCTAAGAAAATAGTGGCCTGATTTAATTTCCTGTTTACCAGGCATGGCAAACTTTAAAAACTAGATACACCAGCTGGGAGGGAATCACTTCCAAAGTCTCATCTAAACATTGGAGCTTTCTTTTGATATTGGGGACACTTTGCTTAGTGAAAGTCATTGTTTAACATCCAAACATTTTCTGATGACTGTGTGTCAGCATCACTGTGCATTCAATAGGCCTGATAGAGCATTTCTAAAAACTTAGGACATTCTTCATTTGGTTTCTCTTAAATGGCCCTATTATATTCAGGCTCTTCAGCTTATGCACCCTTTTCTTTAGCCCTTATAATGTGCACCTTTTTGTAATTCTCTAAaaaggctaggtccccagtattTGGGTCCCAGTTGGGCTCTGTCAAGGGAATCATAACATCTTAAGTTGGGGATCctattaagattctctttatGGAGGCCATGAGCCTCTTCATTAGTCTTATTTACAACTAGCTGCCTTTAGTTGGCATTAACAGTTTGTACATCTGCCCAGTTTGGATGATGAGCGgcaaaaatggagatgataagaTCTGTTATTTTCTGAGGATCTTCCCTATATGAGTTGTTGGTATTCTTCCAGTTTGGTAAATCTAAAGTGGGAAACCCAGTATGGGCTCAGCAGTGGCAAACAGGCTGGCTATCCTAACTTATTCCACCAATAAGATATTTCTTCAAAGTGAATTGACCTAATCTGGATAGAGGTGTTCTCTGGTCAAATTTTGTGCCCTGCTGAGTCTTTAAAGCAGGGACCATTCCTTCTTCATATGGGGGAGGGGATGTTGCCCCTCTAGGTTGTATTTCAGAGATATCTAGCAGTGGGGGTGGTAACATGGGAAATCTTCCTGTAGTTAATCCTGTATCCCCTGGGTTTAAAGCTTTAAAGagattcatttcatatttttccttttccttctatgTCTTACTATCAAGGTGGCATCTGGAAGCCCACTTTCTACTCTGTATCATTAAGTGCTTCCCTTTCTTTGCCAAATACTTATTGTGGAAAGACATAAATGCTGGAACATGAGGGATTTTGTGCCATTTCCCTGAGAGTTGGCAAAACAATCCCAACTAAGTGATGGTGAAGTAATTTAGGGAACCATTTAGGGGCCATTTTTCCCCCATAGTCTAAAGTATGCTTAGTCCAGGCAGTGTTACAATAAGAAACAAATTCTTTCTTAGACATTTCTGATAGCTCTACATGGACCAATCTGCTAAAATTTTGTCCTGTGGGCTCTCTTTAGAAGTCAAATAAGAACAAACCCTGATGGTACTAAAGTCAAAACCTAAAACCATAGTCATAACAAGGCCCCAGACAAAGTAGGAATGTGTAAAAACTTGAATCCACAATTCCATCATTACAAATGAGTGCTCACAGGCAAATCTTAGTGTCTTATCTCCTGGCCCAAATAGTCCTAACTGGACCCAAATGGCACAAAGTCCAAGTGGCATGAAGCTCAAACAACATTGATTACCTTCCAATTAGTACCACAAACAGTCTTAGTTGTATCCAACTGTCTCAATAGCACAATGTCTATGTGGCACAAAGCCTAAGTGGCAGACTTAACCTCACAACCAGTAATGCAAATGGTCCTACCTGGATGCAAGTGGCACACAGCAAAGATGGTACAAAGCCCAGGTAGCATGAAGCCCAAGTGGCATAAAGTAAAGGCCAAGCAGCAGGAATGGAGGACCCTTGATGTGTATGCTTGTTTGACTCACCCAGTCTTGGAGCTTGTCTCTTCCCCAGAACCAGCCAGGTGTTTCAGGTGGCTCCTGCCTTAACTAGGAGTAAAGGGAAATTCCCTGAGACTGAGAAAACCCCTCAGTACCACTGTTGGGTTCAGTCTGTCACAGGCAGCTGGAATCTGAGCCCAGGAATTCTGGGACTGATACATGCAGTCCCATCTGGGTTGCCAAACTGTTATCAAACAAAAGAATGGAGTTTTGCCTGCCTACTATCACAAAAGCCAAATTTGTGAGGCAGGTGGTAGTACAAAAGTTGCTGCACAACTTGGGAGAATGGTGGACCCCCATCTCAAATACCATCTCTTCTTTTTGCTCAAATCCATAGTTCTTATAGGGATAGTTAGTGGATagttacttttttctgtttttttttttctccctaggTTTTAGTGCTCTTGGTGCCCTATGCATTCATGTTTAGAGCTTTCTGGTACACTGGGGGCCCCACCATTCATTATTCTAGCTTTCAGTGTGTTCTGACTGAATCCATTCatttttctagcttttggcaTGCTCAGGCACTATCCATTTTACTTTCTAGCTTTTGGTGCACTCAGGCTCTATCCATTGGTCTTTCTAGGTTTTTGCATATACTTGGGTCCCATTGattcatatttttagttttggtaTGCCTGTTGTAAAAACCTTCCCCTGCAACCATCTTGGTCAATGGACAGAAATGCCCCTGGTGCTCCAACTTACTGTTTTACAGTAACATTCCCCCAACATTAGGTTTATAAAATCAGATCTTAAAAGTATGAGAGTGCTGGCATGCAATCCATCCTGGGGgaatgcctttctttcttctcagggGAGCATCTCCTGGACTCTAAGTGTCCCTTTGAGATTGTAAATGGGAGAGCAATGGGCAGCAACAGCTTGCCCCAGATTAAACACCtaaacctgtctccaaggcctccTTTTCACAGACTTCCaagtgagccaaagcagccccatcTAGGCTCATTTCTTTCCTGCAGCATTTCTAGAGAGCTAAAGCAGGACCACCTAAActttctcctgttgcttctctctcctctgacTTTTCATgaagccaaagcagccccacttAGGCTCTCCTGTGTCTTCATCTAGTCTAACCTCTTTCTTGtcccactgtccccagctttaataatgctctcaaagtaaaaaaaaaaattaaaaaggggggATGGTTTTATATGAGAAAATCGAATTCTGCATGAGCAGAAATGAACTTTTTAAACGATTTATGTTAAAAACACCCATCtgtgaatttataattaaataaatttacttaaaattttaatacatgtaattaatataaaaggTGAATTCTTTGAATTCATTATGGATTTTGTCATACATTATCTAAAAACCACATAATTTTTCTGAAAGAGAAGTGATTGCTGTGATGATCTCTATTAATTCAAGTTAGTTCTTATTGTATATATTGTTACAAATAGGATTTGGGGGACatttcagcatttatttaaaacattttgggaGAACCAGTGATAATGATCCAATTATTGTGTGTCATCTGCTTAGTTATTATATATCACTTAGagtcactttttaattaaaaagctcTGAATATTCTGGCATTCATCTGTATAGTATGAATGAACAAGAGAGCTAATTATGATAAAATGCTTCAGACTGGGCTTTAGAGAGTGCATTTTAAAGTATACCCTATCTATGTGCTTTGAAAAACATGTTTGGAAAATTAAATTGGTGCTCTACTTTCCAGATTAGTAAGAGGAAGAGATACCTCTATGAACacactttttttcccttagttgtatatttgattaaaaagaaaacaatgcatgAGAGCCTAGTATTTGCAAAAATTCACTAAATGAAATTGAATATGTTATagttatttttcctgaaaacaatATTAGCCCCGAGCATAAAAGGATTGTGTTGTAATTAAGAACTGAGTTTTCATACCTAGCCACAATATATCATATAGATGGTATTTCTTTGAGTTTCAGGTCCTTGTGAAAAAACTGGAAGTAGACAGAAAGCTATTTGGACAAATGCTGCACCTGATACATTCACTTTGAAGATTGGCGTATAAAGTTAACCtatcttccattctttttttcataaattatctaaaatataaaaggagAACAAGAAACAACTCAAACTATTTCTAGGGAAGCTAAGAGATCACATATTACTTAAACCAACATATAATAAGATCACTAATAACTGAGAGATACCACAGAAGCCACAGTGGACTGTCTGAAGGATCCAACAAAATACCTTTCATGAGAGGGACTGACATAACCTCAGGTGGGATATCATATTCATAAAGGTAGAGATGACATGCAGGGATTGTTATCAGGATAATCTCCATACTTTATTTAGCTTTGAAGAATAGAGGAGGTAAATATAAATATGGAATCCTATAAATAAGACATATTTGCAAGAAATAGTCTATTTCCATGGAAGatgaaaagaagtaaatatttcctaacagaaaaaaaaaaaaacatgtttgccTATCTTTATTTACtagattaaatgaaatactaaataaaataaagttaaggcACTTGGTCATAAACTTGGaacttattcttatattttttccatgagAATATCCTtaagatgaaaaaggaaaagactgtAGGCACACACTTCAGAAAAATGCTTCCGTGGACTAGATGAAAATCGTCCACataacacatttttcattgtgaACTGAAACACAGTTATGGACTATGTCTCCTAAGAAAGTATACAGTCTGAAATAATCATATGATAAGGAGGAAAAcactcttaaaaaaatgaaattatagtgACTAAGAACTGACCAACTCTTGGTAAATGAGGAGGGTTAGGTTAAAATGGCAGCAGAATGGAGCTCATCAGGGGAAGAGAAATTTGAAAGTGTTCCTAATTGTACTGATAGTTACAGGgatctatacatatttttttagattcacaaaaccacaaaaatagtggattttagattataaatttaaaaataaataaaaaaacaactaaaaagtCAGAGACACCTGTATACATATGCCAATTatttattcaactttttaaatttatcagcTATAGTTTGTTTTCCAAGTTAAATATAAttctttcaatttcttggctgtttTAAGCAGGATTATTTTTGACCCTGTGTTGGCACATcaaattacaattaaatttaaaatgcattaacaCTTTTAGTGTAATAAAACTAAGATATAGTGATTTTTggttaaaatactttaaaaattacaagaacAATTTATTTCACCTGAAATATTCAAACTAATACTTTCCTCTGGAAGTCTAGGTTAAGCATATatgtgtagaaaaataaattttgaaaattattgccAGAAGAATTACAAAGAATTTTGAAATACCTATTATTTAAACTAACAAAGCTTTAAATATATAGGAGTATCACTTGTTTTGTAGTATGCTAGTCTTTTCAACACTAATGCTTGTTTACTTAGCAATGATTCCTTGAACAAAATTCAGCCAAAACTTTTATAATATGTACCAATCCTGTATTGTTTCTCATTGTTTTCTGACTATCAGTAATCACTATGTTTAACAACCCTTTTGATGATGCATTGAAAATTGCCCATTGTATAAACGtacaacagttttttgatccatttattaaaaactatggtatatttacacagtggaatactatgccaATAGAAAGAAGGATCTCATACCCCTTGCAAGAGCATGGATAGAagtgaaaagcattatgctaagcgaaataagccagtgggtgaaagacaaataccatatgatctcgcctacaagtggaacctaatcaacaaaacaagcaatcacataaaatataatgaaagacattgaaataaagaacaaactgacagtaaccagaggggctgggggcgggaggtgggtgggagggaaagggtCATTGAGGAACATGTGTAagggacacacagacaaagccaaatggggaaAGGATTGAGAGTAGGAGGTGGGGATAAATAaggtgggggaaaatggtggggagaaaatggagacaactgtatttgaacaattaaaaaataataaaaataataaaataaaaagaaataaaaagttaaaaattaaaaataaacttctggttttctaaataaataatgtattcaaCACTCTATTTCTTCTGTAAACACTGCATTGGCATAAAATTTTCCATGTAATTTGTGTGTATAAGTATTTCATagatttttctcttgtgtttatAATTATCTTTGGATgaataatagttttattaattttttagaccTATGTCATTTTTAAgctattattttgttatatatttccaATAATATTGAGGGCTTTTTCCTTTCCTGGTGTTCCTATCTTTAGGGTGTTGACACTTGTAcctctatattttctttattttatgttctctactcttaattttttaatgatattgttCATGGtaagtttcttcctctttcctttttctctaatttgTTCTGAGGCTGTTATTTATTGTGACATTTAACTCTTctcctaaataatttatttttatatattttttgtaactaGAGACTCCACTTTGTCAATTTTTGACTAATTGTTTTTGCTACATTTATCCCTTATCATTCCTTATCccattaaatttagttttatttttatttaaattataatcctGTTTGGTCCATCAATCCTGATAATTTTTGCCATAGGTTGTTTCAAGGCAAAATTTCTCGTGTACTCTGCTATGCAGGGGGAGAAGATTATTTAAGATTATTACAATAGAGGAGAGATACCAAAATCTGAAGTCAACTCCACTGAAGTAAAATGTTGTAGAGACTCTAAGATCTTGAATGATAGGGAGATCTTCAGCTTTTGTGTTTGTTAATTGGGTTTACTCAAAGCAAGAGTAAACGTTCTGGTATCTTTATGACCTGAAATAGTTTTGAAACTTGGAACAAGGTATTCTCTGAGGTTAAGCATGTACTCTCCTACAGAAACTGGGAAATTGGGGCACTACTATTCTCAAtaattacatttcaaagagataGTTCCCAAGCCCTTTgtatggatctggagagcattatgctaagtaaaatatgccaggtggtgaaagacaaatatcatatgatttcacctatgaatggaacctaatcaacagaataaataagcaagcaaaatataaccagaaacattgaaataacaaacaaactgacagtaaccagagtggaggaaagacagggataatggggaaaattaGGAGAAggcccatcaaggaacatgtataaaggacacatggacaaagccaaagcaggtaggctctagggtgggaggtggggatgggtggggtggggggccatggtggggagaaaatggagacaattgtatttgaacaacaataaaaaaaagaaaagaaaggaggataggagaaagaaaatagcCTTCAGTTGTAAAATtgtcaagaaactaaaaaaatttacACTGTGACCCTGGCAGAGAATTATCagaatcaaaatatataaattggaTAGAAAGTTTTTCAGCAGTGTAGATTAGTGAGTTGTTGTATGTGATGCCGCCATTGATAAAACATGTCTCCTCATATCTTACACAGTCAATAAATTTCCATCCAAATATGGACCAACTGTTTTTGACAACTACAGTTGCAGTTATGATTGGTGGAGAAAAAGTCCATATCCTCTGGAAATTTTTGATGCTTCAGGGCAAGGGGATTATGATAGACTACGACCACTGAGTTATCTACAAACAAATTCATTTCTAGTCTGTCTTTTAGTGGCTTCTCCattcaaatttcaaaatgtaaaagataAGTGGTTGCCTCACATAATTCACCACTGTTCAAAGACTACTTTCCTGCATGTTGGGATCCAAATTGATTTCAGAGATGACCCCTCTATTACTGAGACACTTGCCAAGAATGGACCAAAGCCTAGCATTCCAGAGACTGCTGGAAACCCTGCTTGAAGGCCATCAAGTATGTGGAGTGTTCTGCACTCACCCAGAAAGGCCTAAAGAATGAATTTGCCAATGCAACATTGGCTGCCCTAGAGTTTCCATAACTGACAAAGctgtgtgctgctatgaacttctctccaCAGCCAGTTTTGACACCATACTAAAAGCAATGTCTAAATCAAagtacatattaaaaattaagaactgtTACTATTACTCTTTCTGTAATAATGACAAAT
This sequence is a window from Phyllostomus discolor isolate MPI-MPIP mPhyDis1 chromosome 10, mPhyDis1.pri.v3, whole genome shotgun sequence. Protein-coding genes within it:
- the LOC114507316 gene encoding LOW QUALITY PROTEIN: cell division control protein 42 homolog (The sequence of the model RefSeq protein was modified relative to this genomic sequence to represent the inferred CDS: inserted 1 base in 1 codon), which produces MVQSPGSMKPKWHKVKAKQQEWRTLDVYAFVVCDAAIDKTCLLISYTVNKFPSKYGPTVFDNYSCSYDWWRKSPYPLEIFDASGQGDYDRLRPLSYLQTNSFLVCLLVASPFKFQNVKDKWLPHIIHHCSKTTFLHVGIQIDFRDDPSITETLAKNGPKPSIPETAGNXCLKAIKYVECSALTQKGLKNEFANATLAALEFP